The window AGCTACATGCCGGCACAGTTTACCGATGTGGTTGTAAAAACAGATGACAAATCCTTCCGTGAATGGACAAAGGAGAAGAGGCAGGATGAAAAGAGGGTGGCAGAGAAGAAAAGCCGTTATGCCCAGCCCAGGCTACATAAGGTGATTGATTTGAAAAATTTCGGTGCAGCAAGACAGCTGCGGTTCGGTCATCTGTGCGGAGGAAATGAATGGTATTTTGTTATGGCACAGCATCAGAAACGGGTGCATAAGGACCGGTATTCCAATATCAGCTGCCTTACAGCTGTCAGCGTAGAAACCGGACAGATTCTCTGGCAGGTGGGTGAGCCCTCAGACTGGAAGGAAAACCAGAATGTAACAGCAGATCTTCCCTTCCAGCTCTATGATATTGATCATGACGGCAGTGATGAGGTGATCATGGCCAGAGATTTTAAACTGATGATCCTTGACGGCAGGACCGGGGAAGTGAAGAAGTGGATTCATACTCCGAAAAACGACATTCCGGAAAGCGAGCTGTATGGAATTGAATTTCAAAAGCACGCCTTTGACCGTCTGAATGTGGATGCAGTCCGCATCGTTAACGTATCTGGAAACGACAGACCTTCGGACATTCTGATTAAGGACCGGTATTCCCGCCTCTGGGTATATGACAAAGATTTAAACCTGCTCTGGAAATTCAATTACAAAAATACCGGCCACTTTCCATTTAGTTATGATTTTAACAAAGATGGAAAAGACGAAATATTCAGCTGCTATAATATGATCGGAAGCGATGGAAAGCTCATTTGGACCCTTCCCGTAGAAGTCGATCATACGGACGAGATCATTGTAGGAAAGTTTGACCCGGATGAGGATGAAATGATTGCCATGGTATCCGGCTGGGAAGGCTTTATGCTGGTGGACAAGCAGGGAAATATCAGGCTTCGTGATCTAAACGGACACGGACAGAGGATCAGTGCGGCCAATTACTGCCCGAAACAAAAAGGGCTGGAGATCTGTACCACCACTTATTGGGAATATCAGGGAATTATCTATCTGTATGACTGCAAGGGAAGGGAGCTGTGGCATATGGAGCCCGGCTCCAACGGCAATGTAATAGCGCCGGTCAACTGGCAGGGAGACGGCACAGAGCTGATTCTCCTAAATGGCAGCACCCGCTTTGGAGGAATGCTGGACGGAGAGGGGGATGTAGTGGTTTCGTTCCCTGACGACGGACATCCGGAGCTGTGTGCAGAGGTGATCAATTTAACAGGGGATGCGCGGGATGAAATTGTGCTGTGGGATGCCAGCCGGATGTACATCTACACTCAGGACAGTCTTTCACCTGTTACTGACAGAGAGTACACGCCTGAAAAATATCCCCATTATAACTGTTCCAATTACAGGGGCGAATATTCCTTTGCCAATTGGACATTAAAGAATTAAATACGCTGCCGGCGGTGGAAACCGCCGGCTTTATAAGTATAGAAGGAGACAAACATGCTGCTGGAACGTTACATTATGAATTATATGGGAGAATTTAACCGGCTGGACAGAAACTTCTGGAATTATGAGGATGGCTGTGTTCTCATCGGAGCCGAGAAATTGTACCATGCTTCAGGCGAAGAATTTTATTATGACTGTATCAAAAATTATGTGGACCGCTACGTCAGTGAAAACGGGGAGATAAAGGGCTACGAGGAAGAAGAGTACAATCTGGACAGAATACCCGCCGGACTTGTCCTGTTTCTTCTGTATGAGAAAACCTCCCTGCCAAAATACAGGTCCGCCATGGCAAGACTGCGTAATCAGCTGACCCATCAGCCCAGAACAGAAAGCGGAAGCTTCTGGCACAAAAAGATCTACCCTTATCAGGTGTGGCTGGACGGCCTGTATATGGCAATGCCCTATTATCTTACCTATGAGAGGCGGTTTGGAAACGGAGAGGGGTATGAGGACATTCTTCTGCAGTTTGACAATGCCAGAAGGACGCTCTTTGATGAGGAAAAGAAGTTGTATTATCACGCCTTTGATGAAAAAAAGCAGATGTTCTGGGCAGATAAGCAGACCGGACTGTCAGAAAACTTCTGGTCCAGAGCCATGGGCTGGTACTTGATGGCATTAGCAGACTGTCTGGAACTGTTTGCCGGAGAAGAAAAATTCAAGAAACGGCTTTCAGCGCTTTTTTCAGAGGCAGTGGAAGGGCTGCTTCCCTATCAGGACAGGGAATCCGGACTGTTTTACCAGCTTACGGCGCTGCCCGGTCT of the Lacrimispora indolis DSM 755 genome contains:
- a CDS encoding glycoside hydrolase family 88/105 protein, with product MLLERYIMNYMGEFNRLDRNFWNYEDGCVLIGAEKLYHASGEEFYYDCIKNYVDRYVSENGEIKGYEEEEYNLDRIPAGLVLFLLYEKTSLPKYRSAMARLRNQLTHQPRTESGSFWHKKIYPYQVWLDGLYMAMPYYLTYERRFGNGEGYEDILLQFDNARRTLFDEEKKLYYHAFDEKKQMFWADKQTGLSENFWSRAMGWYLMALADCLELFAGEEKFKKRLSALFSEAVEGLLPYQDRESGLFYQLTALPGLEGNYLETSASLMFAYALFKGVRLGVLPESPYLIKGEEIFLAVETEKFALSGGRLQLTGMCKGAGLGPENNRARDGSRAYYLKEPVVADEQKGAGALMMAYSEWLLLKKKGPVRPETFPRVEIWNGNYTHFFEQKSSRLRI